One genomic segment of Dissulfurirhabdus thermomarina includes these proteins:
- a CDS encoding capsule assembly Wzi family protein: MDRKAPGFRGKGGVGAPPVPRAAGACTLGRGDATIRPGRPATTAPSSPRPGFPARLAVLACLLACLGVAPARAAPWADPGDPVLRHDVQVLADAGLVEGPVTTWPLSWGEISRRLVDLDAAPPPGSAAALSLRRLRERVAEEALAGRFRSEAAAGGLAAARHYLRTFTDVPREKGETRAGLDWMGRYAAFRLRVTGAVAPPDHKRVRLDGSYLSGILGNWALTVGQVERWWGPGWDGSLVLSTNARPLPSVALRRNYADAFETPWLAWIGPWTFVAVLGRFEDGRAVSHARFLGMRFACRPFRKLEIGLSRAAQWGGKGRPSDLETFGKLLIGRDNRGDDHIDVANEPGNQLAGYDLRLVSPVLDLPYALYGQFIGEDEAGMLPSRFVGLAGLEAWGALEGAGLSWRLHVEVADTTAAFYLSEPKWDYAYNHAIYRDGYRYYDRTLGHAMDNDGEMIAAELLLVERGGRSWRLRAARVRMNRNGTGLNPAAPREEGRRTAEIGGAVPIGRHRFLWGGGLRERRTTASGHTAREGFGYLAWEVTF, from the coding sequence ATGGACCGCAAGGCCCCGGGATTTCGGGGGAAGGGCGGCGTGGGGGCGCCGCCGGTCCCCCGGGCGGCCGGTGCCTGCACCCTGGGGAGAGGAGACGCCACGATTCGTCCCGGAAGGCCCGCCACCACTGCACCTTCTTCCCCCCGGCCCGGTTTCCCCGCCCGGCTCGCCGTGCTCGCCTGTCTCCTCGCCTGCCTCGGCGTCGCCCCGGCCCGCGCCGCGCCCTGGGCGGACCCCGGCGACCCGGTCCTCCGCCACGACGTCCAGGTGCTGGCCGACGCGGGGCTCGTGGAGGGCCCCGTCACCACCTGGCCCCTCTCCTGGGGCGAGATCTCCCGCCGCCTCGTGGACCTGGACGCCGCCCCGCCACCCGGGAGCGCGGCCGCCCTCTCGCTCCGGCGCCTCCGGGAGCGGGTGGCGGAGGAGGCTCTGGCGGGCCGGTTCCGGTCCGAGGCCGCGGCGGGGGGGCTCGCCGCCGCCCGCCACTACCTCCGCACCTTCACGGACGTCCCCCGCGAGAAGGGGGAGACCCGGGCCGGCCTCGACTGGATGGGGCGCTACGCGGCCTTCCGGCTGCGGGTCACCGGCGCGGTGGCGCCCCCGGACCACAAGCGGGTCCGCCTCGACGGCTCCTACCTCTCCGGCATCCTCGGCAACTGGGCCCTCACCGTGGGGCAGGTGGAGCGCTGGTGGGGGCCGGGCTGGGACGGAAGCCTCGTCCTCTCCACCAACGCCCGCCCGCTCCCCTCGGTGGCCCTTCGCCGGAACTACGCCGACGCCTTCGAGACGCCGTGGCTCGCCTGGATCGGTCCCTGGACCTTCGTGGCCGTCCTCGGCCGCTTCGAGGACGGCCGGGCGGTCTCCCACGCCCGGTTCCTGGGGATGCGCTTTGCCTGCCGCCCCTTCCGGAAGCTCGAGATCGGGCTCTCCCGGGCCGCCCAGTGGGGGGGGAAAGGGCGGCCCTCCGACCTCGAGACCTTCGGAAAGCTCCTCATCGGCCGCGACAACCGGGGCGACGACCACATCGACGTCGCCAACGAGCCCGGCAACCAGCTGGCCGGCTACGACCTGCGGCTGGTCTCCCCGGTCCTGGACCTTCCCTACGCCCTCTACGGGCAGTTCATCGGCGAGGACGAGGCCGGGATGCTGCCGAGCCGTTTCGTGGGGCTGGCCGGGTTGGAGGCCTGGGGCGCCCTCGAGGGCGCGGGCCTCTCCTGGCGGCTCCACGTGGAGGTCGCCGACACCACGGCGGCCTTCTACCTCTCGGAGCCCAAGTGGGACTATGCCTACAACCACGCCATCTACCGCGACGGGTACCGCTACTACGACCGGACCCTGGGCCACGCCATGGACAACGACGGGGAGATGATCGCGGCGGAGCTCCTGCTGGTGGAGCGCGGCGGGCGGAGCTGGCGGCTCCGGGCGGCCCGCGTCCGGATGAACCGAAACGGCACGGGCCTCAATCCCGCGGCGCCCCGGGAGGAGGGGCGGCGGACGGCGGAGATCGGCGGCGCCGTGCCCATCGGCCGGCACCGGTTCCTCTGGGGCGGCGGCCTCCGGGAGCGGCGCACCACGGCCTCCGGGCACACGGCCCGGGAGGGGTTCGGGTATCTGGCGTGGGAGGTGACCTTCTGA
- the fdhF gene encoding formate dehydrogenase subunit alpha — MTARRRHHRCRIDGREIRVAPGTTIRAAAADIGIEIPGLCHLEGRPDADFPCLICMVEADGRLVRSCQTPVADGMEIRTASPAVECHRRQRLEFLSSFHYGDCKPPCTLACPAGINVQGYIRYIARGEYGAALDLIREKNPLPGIVCRVCPRFCESRCRRTLVDEPIAINHLKRFAVENGRETAPPIVPGPPTGFSVAVIGGGPAGLSCAWYLRRFGHDVTLFEATSRLGGMPAAAIPTFKLPAAEVTREVEQVIGLGVHVRLGKRWGRDFSLADLLDGGFHAVFLATGIPGQGPLEVPGAAHTRDALAFLKEVRAGRPPAIGDKVLVLGGGRIAVETARCARRAGAAQVTVVHPRARVELGAPQRDIAEAEREGVQFFLMAQPLRLTRDGARIRVELARTLLGPPDRRGTRQPVVQEGSSLWWEGETVFAAPGQASDGAFTSYGRIEARLALTPRQTLKVHPATLRTNIDRVYAGGDLTSGPRTVIQAVAAGRRAAEAIHEDLTGTPAARPLDGRINFSRGRRFEEVAMVNFAGRAIALQESPPVRPPERRIGDFDPVDLGYSEEMAVREAKRCLQCGCMGLAKCGLRPLLNTYGVQPKAAPRRPRADIDDRHPFIRIDPNRCIGCQRCQRSCEFEALTVKVREVEDGLPNPSLSISPSCVACGACVDACPTGALTKKDLPAPFLPGETATVRSVCTYCGTGCAVDLHVKNGILQEVTADRSQPPNHGDLCVKGRFGFDFHRHPDRLIQPLVRESVEAPWRPATWDEALAMAAAGLKKALAEYGPEGVGVLASSRCENEAAYVAQKFARVVLRTNNVDNCARVCHAPSVSGLRIALGSGAATNPLESIELAEVLLVCGSNTTEAHPVVGLKIRRAIRRGARLVVIDPRRTELADMADIWLSPLPGTNVLLLNALVHVILDEGLENKEFIAARTENIEPVRAHVRSFSPEATAAATGVDPARVRQAARLYGATRRGMILYGLGVTEHRNGTLGVMALANLALATGNIGRPGAGICPLRGQNNVQGSCDMGALPYVYPGYQDVADPAVRRRLGRAWGVELPATAGMTEPEMYEAARRDRFKALYCIGYDPLQTQADLHAVRKAFARMDLVVVQDLFLTKTAELAHVVLPAACFYEKDGTFTNAERRIQRIRKAVAPPGAALPDWQITCRLAEAMGHPMHYEGPEEIWREIARITPSMGGVRYRRLEGAGLIWPCPNTRHPGTPILHADTFTRGRGRFSVLTDVPPLEAPDEAFPFRLITGRRRAHYNNGSMTRRCRGLSALVPEETLEIHPDDAKRLGITNGMEVEVRSRRGAVRLPAAITDRSRPGTVFCSFHFDRPEINTLTSPGLDEISHTPEYKVCAVAVAPARPDAGPQEDAHDR, encoded by the coding sequence ATGACGGCCCGCCGGAGACACCACCGCTGCCGCATCGACGGCCGAGAGATCCGGGTCGCCCCCGGCACCACCATCCGGGCAGCGGCCGCCGACATCGGCATCGAGATCCCCGGCCTCTGCCACCTGGAAGGCCGCCCGGATGCCGATTTTCCATGCCTCATCTGTATGGTGGAGGCGGACGGCCGCCTGGTTCGTTCCTGCCAGACCCCCGTGGCCGACGGGATGGAGATCCGGACCGCCAGCCCGGCCGTCGAGTGCCACCGACGGCAGCGGCTCGAGTTCCTCTCCTCCTTCCACTACGGCGACTGCAAGCCCCCCTGCACCCTCGCCTGCCCGGCAGGCATCAACGTCCAGGGCTACATCCGCTACATCGCCCGCGGAGAATACGGCGCCGCCCTGGACCTCATCCGGGAGAAGAACCCCCTCCCCGGCATCGTCTGCCGCGTCTGCCCGCGTTTCTGCGAGAGCCGGTGCCGACGGACCCTGGTCGACGAGCCGATCGCCATCAACCACCTCAAGCGCTTCGCGGTGGAAAACGGCCGGGAGACGGCGCCTCCGATCGTCCCCGGTCCGCCCACCGGCTTCAGCGTGGCGGTGATCGGGGGCGGTCCGGCAGGGCTCTCCTGCGCCTGGTACCTGCGACGTTTCGGCCACGATGTCACCCTCTTCGAGGCAACGTCACGGCTCGGCGGCATGCCCGCCGCGGCCATCCCCACCTTCAAGCTCCCCGCCGCCGAGGTGACCCGCGAGGTGGAGCAGGTCATCGGCCTCGGGGTCCACGTGCGCCTCGGCAAGCGATGGGGCCGAGATTTTTCCCTCGCCGACCTCCTGGACGGCGGATTCCATGCCGTCTTCCTGGCCACCGGCATCCCCGGCCAAGGGCCCCTCGAGGTCCCGGGCGCAGCACACACCCGTGATGCCCTCGCCTTCCTGAAAGAGGTGCGCGCCGGTCGTCCCCCCGCCATCGGCGACAAGGTCCTGGTCCTGGGCGGCGGCCGCATCGCCGTGGAGACGGCCCGCTGTGCCCGACGGGCCGGTGCCGCCCAGGTCACGGTGGTCCATCCGAGGGCCCGAGTGGAGCTTGGGGCCCCGCAGCGGGACATCGCCGAGGCGGAACGGGAGGGGGTCCAGTTCTTCCTGATGGCCCAGCCGTTGCGCCTCACGCGAGACGGGGCCCGGATCCGGGTGGAACTGGCCCGCACCCTCCTGGGCCCTCCCGACCGCCGGGGCACCCGGCAGCCGGTCGTCCAGGAAGGGTCCTCCCTGTGGTGGGAGGGCGAGACGGTCTTTGCAGCACCCGGCCAGGCCAGCGACGGCGCCTTCACGTCCTACGGCCGGATCGAGGCCCGCCTGGCCCTCACCCCGCGCCAGACCCTCAAGGTGCACCCGGCCACCCTTCGGACCAATATCGACCGGGTCTACGCCGGCGGCGACCTGACCAGCGGCCCCCGAACCGTCATCCAGGCGGTGGCCGCCGGCAGGCGAGCCGCAGAGGCCATCCACGAAGACCTCACCGGCACCCCGGCGGCCAGGCCCCTGGACGGCCGGATCAACTTCAGCCGCGGCCGGCGATTCGAAGAGGTCGCCATGGTCAACTTCGCCGGCCGGGCCATCGCCCTGCAGGAATCCCCCCCGGTCCGCCCGCCGGAACGCCGCATCGGGGATTTCGACCCGGTGGACCTCGGCTATTCGGAGGAGATGGCCGTGCGGGAGGCAAAACGGTGCCTCCAGTGCGGCTGTATGGGTCTGGCCAAATGCGGTCTGCGGCCCCTGCTCAACACCTACGGCGTCCAACCGAAGGCCGCCCCGAGAAGGCCACGGGCCGACATCGACGACCGTCACCCCTTCATCCGGATCGATCCCAACCGGTGCATCGGCTGCCAGCGCTGCCAGCGGTCGTGCGAATTCGAGGCCCTCACCGTGAAGGTCCGGGAGGTTGAAGACGGCCTGCCGAACCCTTCCCTCTCCATTTCCCCCTCCTGCGTCGCTTGCGGGGCCTGCGTGGATGCCTGTCCCACCGGCGCCCTCACCAAGAAGGACCTGCCTGCGCCCTTCCTGCCGGGCGAGACGGCCACGGTCCGAAGCGTCTGCACCTACTGCGGCACGGGCTGCGCCGTCGATCTCCACGTCAAGAACGGTATCCTCCAAGAAGTCACGGCGGATCGATCCCAGCCCCCCAACCACGGAGATCTCTGCGTCAAGGGACGGTTCGGATTCGACTTTCACCGCCACCCGGACCGGCTGATCCAGCCCCTGGTGCGGGAGTCCGTCGAGGCGCCGTGGCGCCCGGCGACCTGGGACGAGGCCCTGGCCATGGCCGCCGCCGGTCTCAAAAAGGCCCTGGCGGAATACGGCCCGGAGGGCGTCGGGGTGCTGGCCTCGTCCCGATGCGAGAACGAAGCGGCCTACGTGGCCCAGAAGTTCGCTCGGGTCGTCCTCCGGACCAACAACGTCGACAACTGTGCGCGGGTCTGCCACGCCCCCTCCGTGAGCGGCCTGCGCATCGCGTTGGGGAGCGGCGCCGCCACCAATCCGCTGGAGAGCATCGAACTGGCCGAAGTCCTCCTCGTCTGCGGCTCCAACACCACCGAGGCCCACCCGGTGGTGGGCCTGAAGATCCGGCGGGCGATCCGACGCGGCGCCCGCCTGGTCGTCATCGATCCCCGCCGCACGGAGCTGGCGGACATGGCCGACATCTGGCTCTCGCCCCTCCCCGGCACCAACGTGCTCCTCCTCAATGCCCTTGTCCACGTCATCCTGGACGAGGGCCTGGAGAACAAGGAATTCATCGCCGCACGCACCGAAAACATCGAGCCGGTCCGCGCCCATGTCCGGTCCTTCTCTCCGGAGGCCACCGCGGCAGCCACCGGGGTGGACCCGGCCCGGGTCCGGCAGGCGGCCCGTCTCTATGGCGCCACACGCCGGGGAATGATCCTCTACGGCCTGGGGGTGACCGAACACCGAAACGGCACCCTGGGCGTGATGGCGCTGGCCAACCTCGCCCTGGCCACCGGCAACATCGGGCGGCCCGGTGCCGGCATCTGCCCGCTCCGAGGTCAAAACAACGTCCAGGGCTCGTGCGACATGGGGGCCCTGCCCTACGTCTATCCCGGCTACCAGGACGTGGCCGATCCGGCCGTTCGCCGACGTCTCGGCCGTGCCTGGGGGGTGGAGCTGCCCGCCACCGCCGGGATGACCGAACCCGAGATGTACGAGGCCGCCCGACGCGACCGCTTCAAGGCCCTCTATTGCATCGGCTACGACCCGTTACAGACCCAGGCGGATCTCCATGCCGTCCGAAAGGCCTTTGCCCGGATGGATCTGGTGGTGGTGCAGGACCTCTTCCTCACGAAGACCGCCGAGCTGGCCCACGTCGTGTTGCCCGCCGCCTGTTTCTATGAAAAGGACGGCACCTTCACCAATGCCGAGCGACGCATCCAGCGGATCCGGAAGGCGGTGGCACCCCCGGGGGCCGCGCTCCCCGACTGGCAGATCACCTGCCGACTGGCAGAGGCCATGGGCCATCCCATGCACTACGAGGGACCGGAAGAGATCTGGCGAGAGATCGCCCGCATCACCCCCTCCATGGGCGGCGTCCGCTACCGGCGGCTGGAAGGCGCCGGCCTGATCTGGCCCTGTCCCAACACACGGCATCCCGGCACGCCCATCCTCCATGCCGACACCTTCACCCGCGGCAGGGGCCGTTTCTCGGTGCTCACCGACGTCCCGCCCCTGGAGGCACCGGACGAGGCGTTCCCTTTCCGCTTGATCACCGGCCGCCGCCGGGCGCACTACAACAACGGGTCCATGACCCGGCGGTGCCGGGGCTTGTCGGCCCTGGTGCCCGAAGAGACCCTGGAGATCCATCCCGATGACGCCAAACGCCTGGGGATCACCAACGGGATGGAAGTAGAGGTCCGATCCCGCCGGGGCGCCGTGCGGCTGCCCGCCGCGATCACCGATCGCAGCCGGCCCGGCACCGTCTTCTGCAGCTTTCATTTCGACCGCCCCGAGATCAACACCCTCACCAGCCCGGGACTGGACGAGATCTCCCACACACCTGAATACAAGGTCTGCGCCGTGGCAGTCGCCCCGGCGCGCCCCGATGCAGGACCCCAGGAGGACGCCCATGACCGATGA
- the cmoA gene encoding carboxy-S-adenosyl-L-methionine synthase CmoA, producing the protein MTKSDKVFRDPKDFIEDFDFGTNVAEVFDDMLDRSVPFYAEIQRMIGEMSADFAVPGTNLYDLGCSTGNTFLQIDRVVSPEVTFVGVDSSQAMLDRAREKLERAGVTRPCRLVQGDLNKGVEVENASVVILNLTLQFVRPLYRNRLMRSVADGILPNGCLILVEKVLSPDSTINRLFIKYYHEMKRRNGYSELEIAQKREALENVLIPYHYVENRELLLESGFRQVDNFFRWYNFCGILAIK; encoded by the coding sequence ATGACCAAGTCCGACAAGGTCTTCCGCGACCCGAAGGATTTCATCGAGGACTTCGACTTCGGCACGAACGTCGCCGAGGTCTTCGACGACATGCTGGACCGCTCGGTCCCCTTCTACGCCGAGATCCAGCGCATGATCGGCGAGATGTCCGCGGATTTCGCCGTGCCCGGGACGAACCTCTACGACCTGGGCTGCTCCACCGGCAACACCTTCCTCCAGATCGACCGCGTGGTCTCCCCCGAGGTCACATTCGTGGGGGTGGACTCCTCCCAGGCCATGCTCGACCGGGCGAGGGAGAAGCTGGAACGCGCCGGGGTCACCCGCCCGTGCCGGTTGGTCCAGGGGGACCTCAACAAGGGCGTCGAGGTGGAGAACGCCTCGGTGGTCATCCTGAACCTCACGCTGCAGTTCGTCCGGCCCCTCTACCGGAACCGGCTCATGCGGTCCGTGGCCGACGGCATCCTCCCGAACGGGTGCCTGATCCTGGTGGAGAAGGTCCTGAGCCCGGACTCCACCATCAACCGGCTCTTCATCAAGTACTACCACGAGATGAAGCGGCGGAACGGGTATTCCGAGCTGGAGATCGCCCAGAAGCGGGAGGCCCTCGAGAACGTGCTCATCCCCTACCACTACGTGGAGAACCGGGAGCTGCTCCTGGAGAGCGGCTTCCGCCAGGTGGACAA
- a CDS encoding FAD-dependent oxidoreductase: MNAQTPNQAPSPIGAVMVVGGGVAGVQAALDLSALGYKVYLVEKSTAIGGIMARLDKTFPTNDCSLCILAPKLVETGRDPNIDILTKAELVSLHGEPGRFTARVRKRPRYIDETVCNGCGQCTQYCIRIVRDGYNENLCTTHAARIDFSQAVPTSYHIDPEACLRLNHQTCGLCAVVCRTGAIRFDQQEEVLDLEVGAVILAPGFGRVDTEVLGAYGWGRYDDVLTALEFERLMCASGPTGGEIVRISNGRHPKKIAFLQCIGSRDSRCHNGYCSSVCCMYAIKQATLAREHDPEAAITLFFMDIRTHGKGFDAARERAIAENGFRVVYARPPRVEGAGDRLFLSWTDEAGASHCEDFDIVVLSQGLEAPDDAEPLAEAAGIALNRYHFAATDPYAPLATTRPGVYVAGAFQGPKDIPDSVTQASGAAGIATARLAPARGRLTTTATFPAEREVAGEPPRVGVFVCHCGINIGGVVDVPAVRDYARTLPNVVHASDNLYSCSQDTQRHMADVIRRHGLNRVVVAACTPRTHEPLFQATLREAGLNRALFEMANIRDQCSWVHMHEREAATEKAKDLVRMAVAKACRLTPLGEQELPVIPRALVIGGGLAGLTAALTIAEQGFVCTLVEREQRLGGRALLLSQDRFGTDPRKAIRELARRVRRHPRITVLTGAKVSAVSGHVGRFTTTVDTRRGQETVEHGVVVLATGGRPHVPKRFGYGASPRILTQIDLEKRLAGSRPLPARCRQVVMIQCVGSRGDDLPYCSRVCCGQAVKNALRLKALAPEIQVTILYRDMRTYGFMEDAYRTAREQGVIFTRYQPERPPQVRVLARPTVTYFDPILGRDVERTADLLVLSTGIEADDPTGLARLFKVPLTAEGFFLEAHVKLRPVDLAVDGVFVCGLAHGPKNMEETIAQAQAAGARACQPLAGGRITPEPIVSSVDPERCIGCGACESFCPYKAIELYREDKVRKARVIAAACKGCGICASRCPTLAIDMGRFTYEGIMAQIHALRP; this comes from the coding sequence ATGAACGCCCAGACTCCGAACCAGGCCCCCTCTCCCATTGGCGCCGTGATGGTCGTCGGCGGCGGCGTCGCCGGCGTCCAGGCGGCCCTCGACCTCTCCGCCCTCGGCTACAAGGTCTATCTCGTCGAGAAGAGCACCGCCATCGGCGGCATCATGGCCCGGCTCGACAAGACCTTCCCCACCAACGACTGTTCCCTGTGCATCCTCGCCCCAAAGCTGGTGGAGACGGGGCGCGACCCCAACATCGACATCCTCACGAAGGCCGAGTTGGTCTCCCTCCACGGCGAGCCGGGCCGCTTCACGGCCAGGGTCAGAAAACGGCCGCGCTACATCGACGAGACCGTCTGTAACGGCTGCGGCCAATGCACCCAGTACTGCATCCGGATCGTCAGGGACGGATACAACGAAAACCTGTGCACCACCCACGCCGCCCGCATCGACTTCTCGCAAGCGGTGCCCACCAGCTACCACATCGATCCCGAGGCCTGCCTGCGGCTCAACCACCAGACCTGCGGCCTCTGCGCCGTGGTCTGCCGGACCGGGGCCATCCGCTTCGACCAGCAGGAGGAGGTCCTCGATCTCGAGGTGGGGGCCGTGATCCTGGCGCCGGGATTCGGCCGGGTCGATACGGAGGTCTTGGGCGCCTATGGCTGGGGACGTTACGACGACGTCCTCACCGCCCTCGAGTTCGAAAGGCTGATGTGCGCCAGCGGGCCGACCGGGGGTGAGATCGTCCGGATCTCCAACGGCCGGCACCCGAAGAAGATCGCCTTCCTGCAATGTATCGGCTCCAGGGACAGCCGATGTCACAACGGCTATTGTTCCTCCGTCTGCTGCATGTACGCCATCAAACAGGCCACCCTGGCCCGCGAGCATGACCCGGAAGCCGCGATCACGCTCTTCTTCATGGATATCCGGACCCACGGCAAGGGATTCGATGCCGCCCGGGAACGTGCCATCGCCGAAAACGGCTTCCGGGTCGTCTATGCCCGGCCGCCGCGCGTCGAAGGCGCCGGCGACCGCCTGTTCCTCTCCTGGACGGACGAAGCCGGGGCCTCCCACTGCGAAGACTTCGACATAGTCGTGCTCTCGCAGGGGCTCGAGGCCCCGGACGACGCCGAACCACTGGCCGAGGCTGCGGGCATCGCCCTGAACCGGTACCACTTCGCCGCCACCGATCCCTATGCGCCCCTCGCCACCACCCGGCCCGGCGTCTACGTGGCCGGTGCCTTCCAGGGCCCCAAGGACATCCCCGATTCCGTCACCCAGGCCAGCGGGGCCGCCGGTATCGCAACCGCCCGCCTGGCCCCCGCCAGGGGCCGCCTGACCACCACCGCGACATTCCCGGCGGAGCGGGAGGTCGCCGGCGAGCCCCCCAGGGTGGGCGTCTTCGTCTGCCACTGCGGCATCAACATCGGCGGGGTGGTGGACGTACCGGCGGTGCGGGACTACGCCCGAACGCTCCCGAACGTGGTCCATGCCAGCGACAACCTGTACTCCTGTTCTCAGGACACCCAGCGCCACATGGCCGACGTCATCCGCAGACACGGTTTGAACCGCGTCGTCGTCGCGGCCTGCACCCCCAGGACCCACGAGCCCCTCTTCCAGGCCACCCTCCGAGAGGCCGGACTCAACCGCGCCCTCTTCGAGATGGCCAACATCCGGGACCAGTGCTCCTGGGTCCACATGCACGAGCGGGAGGCGGCAACGGAAAAAGCCAAGGACCTGGTCCGGATGGCGGTGGCCAAGGCCTGCCGGCTCACCCCGCTGGGAGAGCAGGAGTTGCCGGTGATCCCCAGGGCCCTGGTGATCGGCGGGGGGCTGGCCGGCCTGACCGCGGCCCTGACCATCGCCGAGCAGGGCTTCGTCTGCACCCTGGTGGAACGGGAGCAGCGCCTGGGCGGCCGGGCCCTCCTCCTGAGCCAGGACCGCTTCGGCACCGATCCCCGGAAGGCCATCCGAGAGCTGGCCCGCCGGGTGCGGCGCCACCCGCGGATCACCGTCCTCACCGGTGCGAAGGTCTCCGCCGTCTCGGGTCACGTGGGACGCTTCACCACCACCGTCGATACCCGCCGGGGCCAAGAGACCGTCGAGCACGGCGTCGTGGTCCTGGCCACCGGCGGCAGGCCCCATGTACCGAAGAGATTCGGCTACGGGGCCTCGCCCCGCATCCTGACCCAGATCGACCTGGAAAAACGGCTGGCCGGCTCGCGCCCCCTCCCCGCCCGGTGCCGGCAGGTCGTGATGATCCAGTGCGTCGGCTCCAGGGGGGACGACCTCCCCTACTGCAGCCGGGTCTGTTGCGGCCAGGCGGTCAAGAACGCCCTGCGTCTCAAGGCGTTGGCCCCGGAGATCCAGGTGACCATTCTCTACCGCGACATGCGCACCTACGGCTTCATGGAAGATGCCTACCGAACGGCCCGCGAACAGGGGGTGATCTTTACCCGCTACCAACCGGAACGCCCCCCGCAGGTCAGGGTGCTCGCACGGCCCACGGTGACCTACTTCGATCCGATCCTGGGCCGGGACGTAGAGCGGACCGCCGACCTGTTGGTCCTCTCCACCGGCATCGAGGCCGACGACCCGACCGGCCTGGCCAGGCTCTTCAAGGTCCCCCTCACCGCCGAGGGATTCTTCCTGGAGGCCCATGTCAAGTTGCGCCCGGTGGACCTGGCGGTGGACGGCGTCTTCGTCTGCGGCCTGGCACACGGCCCCAAGAACATGGAAGAAACCATCGCCCAGGCCCAGGCCGCCGGGGCCCGTGCCTGCCAGCCCCTGGCCGGGGGGCGCATCACCCCGGAACCCATCGTCTCGAGCGTCGATCCGGAAAGGTGCATCGGCTGTGGCGCCTGCGAATCTTTCTGCCCGTACAAGGCCATCGAACTCTACCGGGAGGACAAGGTCCGGAAGGCCCGCGTCATCGCCGCCGCCTGCAAGGGATGCGGCATCTGCGCCAGCCGCTGCCCCACCCTGGCCATCGACATGGGCCGTTTCACCTACGAGGGGATCATGGCCCAGATCCACGCCCTCCGTCCATGA
- a CDS encoding POTRA domain-containing protein: protein MEGEPGPKGHLVTFVVKEKPAIRSILFTGNKALKDKDLKAVLDLKPFTVVQEKALRENADKIEALYLTKGYVHTTVKPVVVKVSDRSADVRFEIEEGERILVKRIEIDGNEAFPDDTLKDLMETKEKGPRSH, encoded by the coding sequence GTGGAGGGCGAGCCGGGGCCGAAGGGCCACCTGGTCACCTTCGTGGTGAAGGAGAAGCCCGCCATCCGCAGCATCCTCTTCACCGGCAACAAGGCCCTCAAGGACAAGGACCTCAAGGCCGTGCTGGATCTCAAGCCCTTCACCGTGGTGCAGGAGAAGGCCCTGCGGGAGAACGCCGACAAGATCGAGGCCCTCTACCTCACCAAGGGCTACGTGCACACCACGGTGAAGCCGGTGGTGGTGAAGGTCTCGGACCGGTCGGCGGACGTCCGCTTCGAGATCGAGGAGGGCGAGCGGATCCTGGTCAAGCGGATCGAGATCGACGGCAACGAGGCCTTCCCGGACGACACCTTGAAGGACCTCATGGAGACCAAGGAGAAGGGCCCTCGATCTCACTGA
- a CDS encoding hydrogenase iron-sulfur subunit codes for MKTEHQPRILGFLCNWCCYTAADSAGVGRYQYPPNLRVIRLMCTGRLDPSLPLEGLAAGADAVFVGGCHPGECHYQDGNFHALVSAALVHEVLARLGVARERFLIDWASAAEGPHFVQVITEFTERVRSLGRLGTAEGTDEETLRHRLAEAAEMARGRQVRIGLVHAAREMIQQREYSRDGIAALVQARCAKALAAWQPEGTAP; via the coding sequence ATGAAGACCGAACACCAGCCCCGCATCCTGGGCTTCCTGTGCAACTGGTGCTGCTACACCGCCGCCGACTCCGCCGGGGTGGGCCGCTATCAATACCCGCCGAACCTGCGGGTCATCCGCCTCATGTGCACCGGCCGCCTCGACCCCTCCCTGCCCCTGGAAGGCCTGGCCGCCGGCGCGGACGCCGTCTTCGTCGGCGGGTGCCACCCGGGGGAATGTCACTACCAGGACGGCAACTTCCATGCCCTGGTCTCCGCCGCCCTGGTCCACGAGGTCTTGGCGCGGCTCGGCGTCGCCCGCGAGCGCTTCCTGATCGATTGGGCCTCGGCCGCCGAAGGCCCCCACTTCGTCCAGGTCATCACCGAATTCACCGAACGCGTCCGATCCCTCGGCCGCCTGGGAACGGCGGAGGGCACCGACGAAGAGACGCTGCGACACCGGCTGGCCGAGGCCGCCGAGATGGCGCGGGGTCGGCAGGTCCGGATCGGCCTGGTCCACGCCGCGCGGGAGATGATCCAACAGCGGGAGTACTCGCGGGACGGGATCGCCGCCCTTGTCCAGGCCCGATGTGCCAAGGCCCTGGCGGCCTGGCAACCGGAGGGGACCGCTCCATGA